One genomic segment of Hordeum vulgare subsp. vulgare chromosome 2H, MorexV3_pseudomolecules_assembly, whole genome shotgun sequence includes these proteins:
- the LOC123424885 gene encoding sialyltransferase-like protein 5 has product MTRASPSTQQPSARRPTVVLLLWLALAFCLAVLSIQSSFTSPSAPHARTLDSPDQPSTEASRPDLDSNQVRELSGFQSRVQQCVASRGLGLTADIVDHCKLVLKFPEGTNSTWYNAQFKLFEKLAYEYDVCETILLWEQYRNMTTVLTREYLDVRPDGWLDYAPKRIAQLGAKKCYNRTLCEELLSILLPAKPPFHPRQFATCAVVGNSGDLLKTEFGQEIDAHDAVFRDNEAPVNKKYAKYVGLKRDFRLVVRGAARNMAPILKGSSDEALIIKSLTHKEINAVIKELPNPVYLFQGIVLRRGAKGTGMKSVELALSMCDIVDIYGFTVDPGYTEWTRYFSAPRKGHNPLQGRAYYQLLECLGIIRIHSPMRAQRVEDWSDVPSREEIRSAHAAAFRLKRRETGQADEPGPFSNCKVWGTVDPDYGPVSGTSDMSETRRNSNYSKWELLPLESLRSEAREHHAQMGGVSLYKMDGNKLDDLVCVRHNRSSG; this is encoded by the exons ATGACCAGGGCATCGCCGTCCACGCAGCAGCCCTCCGCGCGGCGGCCGACCGTCGTGCTGCTGCTGTGGCTGGCCCTCGCCTTCTGCCTCGCCGTCCTTTCCATCCAGTCCTCCTTCACATCCCCGAGTGCGCCCCACGCCCGAACCCTAGATTCTCCGGACCAGCCCTCTACCGAGGCGAGCAGGCCGGATCTCGACTCCAACCAGGTCCGCGAGCTCTCGGGGTTCCAGTCCCGCGTCCAGCAATGCGTG GCAAGCAGGGGACTTGGCCTCACAGCAGATATTGTTGATCATTGCAAGCTAGTCCTTAAGTTTCCTGAAGGAACCAACAGCACTTGG TATAATGCTCAGTTCAAGCTTTTTGAGAAACTAGCATACGAATATGATGTCTGTGAGACTATCCTTTTGTGGGAACAG TACCGCAACATGACGACTGTCTTGACAAGGGAGTACTTAGATGTGCGACCTGATGGATGGCTGGATTATGCACCTAAAAGAATAGCACAACT TGGTGCCAAGAAATGCTACAATCGTACTCTGTGTGAAGAGCTTCTTAGCATTCTGCTGCCTGCTAAACCCCCTTTCCATCCACGCCAGTTTGCGACATGTGCAGTCGTTGGCAACTCAGGAGATCTCTTAAAAACAGAGTTTGGACAAGAGATTGACGCTCATGATGCTGTCTTCCGAGACAATGAGGCACCTGTCAATAAG AAATATGCAAAATATGTTGGGTTGAAAAGGGACTTTCGACTGGTTGTCAGGGGCGCTGCTCGAAATATGGCACCGATACTGAAGGGTTCAT CTGATGAGGCGCTTATTATAAAAAGTCTGACGCATAAAGAGATAAATGCAGTGATAAAG GAACTTCCGAATCCCGTTTACCTTTTTCAAGGTATAGTCCTAAGAAGAGGTGCTAAAGGAACTGGCATGAAGTCTGTAGAATTGGCCCTTTCCATGTGTGATATTGTCGACATTTATGGTTTTACGGTTGATCCTGGCTACACGGAATG GACGAGATACTTCTCAGCCCCTAGGAAAGGACACAACCCATTGCAAGGCCGAGCCTATTACCAACTTCTGGAGTGCCTCGGA ATAATTCGGATTCATTCCCCAATGAGAGCACAGCGGGTGGAAGATTGGTCGGATGTGCCAAGCAGAGAAGAGATCAGAAGCGCGCATGCTGCAGCTTTTCGTTTGAAAAGGCGTGAAACGGGTCAAGCGGATGAACCAGGGCCATTTAGCAATTGCAAGGTATGGGGAACAGTTGACCCAGACTATGGGCCGGTTTCAGGAACTTCGGATATGAGCGAAACACGGAGAAATTCAAACTACAGCAAGTGGGAGTTGCTCCCGCTTGAGAGCCTGAGAAGCGAGGCTCGGGAACACCATGCCCAAATGGGTGGCGTATCTCTATACAAGATGGACGGAAACAAGTTAGATGACCTTGTTTGTGTGAGGCACAACCGTTCATCTGGCTGA